Below is a genomic region from Algoriphagus halophilus.
GAAGGAAGTTGCAGTTTCCGGAAACTTTGATTTAACCGTAAAGCCAAAGAGTCTGGAATGTTATTCTAACCCTATACAAATAGAGATCATCATATTGAAAGAAGAGCTTCTTTCGGATTTTGAATTTGAAGTCCAAGGTTCGGGAATAACGGGGGATATGGACGGAGGGATTTTCCCGGACGATGTAATCCAATTTAATAATCTGTCAGATGATTCTTCGGTAAGTTGGAATTGGGATTTTGGTGATGGAAGTACCAGTAATCTGGAAAACCCAACACATATATATGGAGCAAAAGGCGAGTACGATATAGTTTTGACCGTGGAAAATGAATTGGGTTGTTTGGCTACTTCCACAAAAAGACTTTCAATTACTAGAAGTTATAGAGTGATGTTTCCTTCAGGCTTTACTCCCAATGAGACAGAAAACATCACTTTTGTGCCCAAATTTAAAGGCATCGTTAGCATGGAACTTTTAATATTCAATACTTGGGGGGAATTGATTTTTCAAGCAGATGCAATTGATACCGAGGGTTGGGATGGGAAACTAGATGGTGAATTGCTAGATGCCGGCATCTTTATATATAGATTTAATGGAGTAGCCATCGATGGTGAAAAAGTAACGAAGGCAGGTAAATTCAGATTAATACGATGATGAAAAGGTTACTTTTTTTACTCTTGGCATTACCAATGACTTCTGTATGGGGGCAGGATGTTCAGTATAGTCAGTTTTATGCAAATCCACTTTATCTGAACCCTGCATTTGTTGGAAGTACTGGGTTGACAAGGCTTGGGGTAAACTTTAGAAGTCAATGGCCTTCTTTAGACCAAAGCTTTATTGCCTATACTGCCTATGCTGATCATTTCGTTGAAAAATATAATTCCGGGATTGGAATGAGTGTTTCGGGGGCAAGGGAATCCTACACGCAAAGCCAAGTACATGAAATTGGGCTTTTATATAGTTATAGACTTCGTCTTGGAGAACGTAGGTTTTTACACGCAGGCTTTCAGGGATCTTTTGTAGCCAGAGACGCACTATTTGATCAAGTAGTATTAGGCACCCAATTGGATATCGATCGAGGAGTGATCCTTGGTTCTCCCGGAGATGGTTTTGAAGGGGATAGTAGGTTAAGAGATGTTGATCTTCATACTGGTCTCCTGTATTATGATGACAAATTTTGGTTTGGAATTTCTGCATTTCATTTGTTAGGGCCAGAAATCAGTTACCTTGAGATGGATGGAAATAAACTTCCAATAAAATAT
It encodes:
- a CDS encoding PorP/SprF family type IX secretion system membrane protein; this encodes MMKRLLFLLLALPMTSVWGQDVQYSQFYANPLYLNPAFVGSTGLTRLGVNFRSQWPSLDQSFIAYTAYADHFVEKYNSGIGMSVSGARESYTQSQVHEIGLLYSYRLRLGERRFLHAGFQGSFVARDALFDQVVLGTQLDIDRGVILGSPGDGFEGDSRLRDVDLHTGLLYYDDKFWFGISAFHLLGPEISYLEMDGNKLPIKYSLQGGVKLDMAPGDINDYFNNTDQERSLSFAFNYKKQGQFSQLDIGTEFYFEPLVLGIWYRGLPTKYSLPNNESIISLIGVRLDNRMEFGYSFDFSISKLGQKYSGGAHEISIRYVFSSKDPSKKYYPELPTFRY